The Erythrobacter insulae genome window below encodes:
- a CDS encoding EF-hand domain-containing protein — protein sequence MRQTILGLFAGLLLAGVGVFWWEGRAQVEINAPPPPELEEVTPQLDELPLTDPGDMEGPAPPEASELTREEKRFFRYDRNRDRRITRNEMLSSRSDAFRKLDVDGNNLLTFEEWAVTTANRFDAMDADTNAELTPAEFAASKPKRPVKRPRCNC from the coding sequence GTGCGCCAAACAATACTCGGACTGTTTGCCGGATTATTGCTTGCCGGAGTGGGCGTGTTTTGGTGGGAAGGGCGTGCGCAGGTTGAAATAAACGCACCTCCCCCGCCGGAATTGGAAGAGGTAACGCCGCAGCTTGACGAGTTACCCCTTACCGATCCCGGCGATATGGAAGGCCCAGCGCCGCCTGAAGCAAGCGAGCTGACGCGCGAAGAAAAACGCTTTTTTCGGTATGATCGTAATCGCGACCGTAGGATCACTCGCAACGAGATGCTCTCAAGCCGTTCTGACGCGTTTCGCAAGCTCGACGTGGATGGCAACAATTTGCTCACGTTCGAGGAATGGGCTGTCACCACTGCCAATCGATTTGATGCAATGGACGCCGATACGAATGCAGAGCTAACCCCGGCCGAATTCGCGGCGAGCAAACCCAAGCGCCCCGTCAAACGTCCGCGCTGCAACTGTTGA
- a CDS encoding TauD/TfdA dioxygenase family protein, with protein sequence MKIEPSGASCGARISGVDLSKDLSPALIAQLRAAWLEHKVVAIPDQKMDAGDLERVTMAMGGFGDDPFFDPIEGQEHIAAILREADEISPLFAENWHSDWSFLDLPPAGTCLLSIEIPPVGGDTLFADQVAAFAALPDKRKQYLRSLTAIHSAKLAYAPDGSYGDQDQANGRSMAIRPNESANETRLHPLVTTHPETGEEAIFSTLGYIIGIEGMDQPEALALLADLAQWQSQDAFVYRHKWEVGMFVMWDNRSLLHKATGGYEGHRRELHRTTIAAPSE encoded by the coding sequence ATGAAGATTGAACCGTCAGGTGCATCATGCGGTGCGCGGATATCCGGCGTTGACCTATCCAAGGATCTGTCTCCCGCGTTAATCGCGCAATTACGCGCGGCTTGGCTGGAGCATAAAGTCGTCGCAATTCCTGATCAAAAGATGGACGCTGGCGATCTTGAACGGGTGACCATGGCGATGGGCGGGTTCGGAGACGACCCCTTCTTTGATCCGATTGAAGGGCAAGAGCACATTGCTGCAATTTTGCGCGAAGCGGATGAAATATCGCCCCTTTTCGCGGAGAACTGGCACAGCGACTGGAGCTTTCTGGATCTGCCACCTGCGGGCACGTGCCTGCTGTCTATTGAAATACCTCCGGTTGGAGGCGACACGCTATTCGCCGATCAAGTGGCAGCATTCGCCGCACTGCCAGACAAGCGGAAGCAATATTTGCGTTCATTGACCGCCATACACAGCGCGAAATTGGCCTACGCGCCCGATGGCTCGTACGGGGATCAGGATCAGGCGAATGGTCGATCCATGGCTATCCGACCGAACGAAAGTGCAAACGAAACCCGCCTGCATCCGCTCGTTACCACCCATCCAGAGACGGGCGAGGAGGCGATTTTTTCCACACTGGGGTATATTATCGGTATCGAAGGCATGGATCAGCCCGAAGCGCTCGCGCTGTTGGCGGATCTCGCTCAATGGCAATCGCAGGACGCATTTGTGTATCGCCACAAATGGGAAGTCGGAATGTTCGTAATGTGGGACAATCGCAGCCTCTTGCACAAAGCCACCGGCGGATATGAAGGGCACAGACGCGAATTGCACCGGACCACCATTGCGGCCCCATCAGAGTGA
- a CDS encoding lysoplasmalogenase family protein, with amino-acid sequence MPKTALIEHRPWLLASVIAACAYYFLWNNPIGELYLIILKGAGVGLLAVYAFRRTSGIDGAILVVALALSAAADMVLVLDMRAGGALFAASHLAAILLYLRNRRETTSASQKMLAIVLLIGAPAISYLVSQDPLIAIYAVTLGAMAAAAWISRFPRYRVGIGAVLFVVSDWLIFSELGPIDLSPLPSILIWPLYFAGQLMIATGVVQTLRGERPTK; translated from the coding sequence ATGCCAAAAACTGCACTGATCGAGCATCGGCCATGGCTCCTAGCGAGCGTGATCGCCGCCTGTGCCTACTACTTTTTGTGGAACAATCCGATTGGCGAACTTTATCTGATCATATTGAAAGGTGCCGGAGTTGGATTGCTGGCCGTTTATGCTTTTCGCCGAACGAGCGGCATAGACGGGGCGATCCTAGTTGTTGCACTGGCACTTTCCGCAGCGGCTGACATGGTCTTGGTGCTGGACATGAGGGCCGGCGGGGCATTGTTCGCGGCGTCACATCTGGCAGCGATACTTTTGTACCTGCGCAATCGCCGGGAAACCACGAGCGCAAGCCAGAAAATGCTGGCTATCGTTCTGCTGATCGGCGCGCCTGCGATCTCTTACCTCGTCAGCCAAGATCCCTTAATCGCAATCTATGCTGTGACATTAGGGGCGATGGCGGCGGCGGCATGGATAAGCCGCTTTCCGCGTTACCGCGTTGGCATTGGCGCGGTTTTATTCGTGGTGAGCGATTGGCTGATTTTCAGCGAACTTGGCCCAATCGACCTTTCACCACTGCCTAGCATTTTGATTTGGCCGCTATATTTCGCTGGCCAATTGATGATTGCGACAGGTGTGGTGCAAACGCTGCGCGGAGAGCGCCCGACCAAATAG
- the trmFO gene encoding methylenetetrahydrofolate--tRNA-(uracil(54)-C(5))-methyltransferase (FADH(2)-oxidizing) TrmFO, translating to MTYDVHIIGGGLAGSEAAWQLAQRGIKVRLSEMRGSGEMTPAHQTDGLAELVCSNSFRSDDDTKNAVGLLHHEMRELDSIVMRAGEVARVPAGSAMAVDRDVFSAEVDKALTGHPNITIVRERIDTLPEAGMTIVATGPLTAQSLAQSIVGATGEDRLAFFDAIAPIIHHDSIDMSKCWIQSRWNKRTEASNEDGDYINCPMTKEQYLAFHQGLVDGEKTEFKEWEKDTPYFDGCMPIEVMAERGVETLRYGPMKGVGLDNPFDTNEDFPQGRWPYAVVQLRQDNKLGTLWNMVGFQTKMKYGAQVELFRTIPGLENAEFARLGGLHRNTFLNSPQVLDRQLRLKAAPHIRFAGQVTGCEGYVESSAIGLVAGMMTAAEIAGRDWRPLPASTALGALLSHITGDADAATFQPMNVNFGLFPPLHEVKKKQRKEAYTSRAKNDLKAWLSESNEIAVPA from the coding sequence ATGACTTATGATGTACACATTATCGGCGGCGGGCTGGCCGGTTCGGAGGCAGCTTGGCAACTGGCGCAGCGCGGCATCAAAGTGCGCCTTTCAGAAATGCGCGGAAGCGGAGAGATGACGCCCGCGCATCAGACCGACGGGCTGGCCGAATTGGTATGTTCAAACAGCTTCCGCTCAGACGATGATACCAAAAATGCCGTCGGATTGCTCCACCATGAAATGCGCGAGCTCGATTCCATCGTGATGCGCGCTGGCGAAGTCGCCCGCGTACCTGCGGGCAGCGCCATGGCGGTAGACCGCGATGTGTTCAGCGCAGAGGTCGATAAAGCTCTTACCGGCCATCCCAATATCACTATTGTTCGCGAGCGTATCGATACTCTTCCTGAAGCGGGAATGACGATTGTGGCGACAGGGCCGCTAACCGCGCAATCGCTCGCCCAGAGCATTGTCGGCGCGACAGGCGAAGATCGACTGGCATTCTTTGATGCGATTGCCCCGATCATTCACCACGATAGCATCGATATGTCGAAATGCTGGATTCAGTCGCGCTGGAACAAGCGGACAGAGGCCTCGAACGAGGACGGCGATTATATCAATTGCCCCATGACTAAAGAACAGTATCTGGCATTTCATCAGGGGCTGGTCGATGGCGAAAAGACCGAGTTCAAGGAATGGGAAAAAGACACGCCCTATTTCGATGGATGCATGCCAATCGAAGTGATGGCTGAACGCGGTGTTGAAACTCTGCGTTACGGGCCGATGAAAGGCGTCGGCCTCGACAACCCGTTCGACACAAATGAGGATTTTCCGCAGGGCCGCTGGCCTTACGCCGTTGTGCAACTGCGCCAAGACAACAAGCTGGGCACGCTGTGGAACATGGTCGGGTTTCAGACAAAGATGAAATATGGCGCGCAGGTTGAATTGTTTCGCACTATTCCCGGCCTTGAAAATGCGGAATTTGCGCGGCTAGGCGGCCTGCATCGCAACACGTTCCTTAACTCGCCGCAGGTGCTTGATCGTCAATTGCGTTTGAAAGCGGCGCCGCACATTCGTTTTGCCGGGCAGGTGACAGGCTGCGAGGGCTATGTTGAAAGCTCGGCAATCGGTTTGGTCGCCGGCATGATGACGGCGGCTGAAATTGCTGGGCGTGATTGGCGCCCCCTTCCCGCATCGACTGCGCTCGGCGCTTTGTTGAGCCACATTACCGGCGATGCCGATGCAGCCACTTTCCAGCCGATGAACGTGAATTTCGGGTTGTTCCCGCCGTTGCATGAGGTGAAGAAGAAACAGCGCAAAGAGGCCTATACCTCGAGGGCGAAAAACGACCTTAAAGCCTGGCTCTCTGAATCGAACGAGATCGCTGTTCCCGCCTGA